One stretch of Deltaproteobacteria bacterium DNA includes these proteins:
- a CDS encoding acyl-CoA/acyl-ACP dehydrogenase — translation MDLEFTEEQNLLKSAARNFLKNECPPSLMKEMREDERGYSQKLWDRMADLGWLGVMVPEEYGGIGGDFLDLSIIMESMGAVCCPGPYFSTVVSGLAILSGGSEEQKQRILPKMARGELILTPALMEPDAWFEVSSISTAATREGEDYILEGTKLFVDNAHIADYILCAARTDSGEGVSLFLVEGKAPGVRCTLLNTLAYDKQCEVVFDRVKVPAENILEEPGKKPALLEPLQEKATVAKCAEMVGGLQSVLDLTVTYAKEREQFGQPIGSFQAVQHHCADMVIDVDGARFITYQAAWRLAAGLPAGREAAMAKAWTSDAARRVTRLGLQVHGAISYCDEHDMHLFYRKAKAGEMAFGDSDHHLEKVARGLGL, via the coding sequence ATGGACCTTGAATTCACGGAAGAACAGAACCTGTTGAAGTCTGCGGCCCGTAATTTTTTAAAAAACGAATGCCCGCCTTCTTTGATGAAGGAGATGCGAGAGGATGAAAGGGGCTATTCTCAAAAGCTCTGGGACCGGATGGCCGATCTGGGGTGGCTTGGGGTTATGGTTCCCGAGGAATACGGCGGCATCGGAGGTGATTTCCTGGATTTGTCGATCATTATGGAATCCATGGGAGCAGTCTGCTGTCCGGGACCTTATTTTTCCACGGTGGTGAGCGGCCTGGCCATTCTTTCCGGCGGTTCGGAAGAGCAGAAGCAGAGAATCCTTCCCAAGATGGCCAGGGGGGAATTGATCCTTACCCCTGCCCTGATGGAACCGGATGCCTGGTTTGAGGTATCCTCTATTTCCACTGCGGCCACCAGAGAAGGAGAGGATTATATCCTCGAAGGGACCAAATTATTCGTGGACAACGCCCACATCGCCGATTATATACTGTGTGCGGCCCGAACCGATTCAGGGGAGGGGGTCAGCCTTTTTCTGGTGGAAGGGAAGGCCCCGGGGGTTCGGTGCACCTTGCTTAATACCCTGGCCTATGACAAACAATGTGAGGTTGTTTTCGACCGGGTAAAAGTGCCGGCTGAAAACATCCTTGAAGAACCGGGGAAGAAGCCGGCTCTTCTTGAGCCCTTACAGGAAAAGGCAACGGTGGCCAAATGCGCCGAGATGGTCGGAGGTCTCCAATCCGTCTTAGACCTGACCGTAACCTATGCCAAAGAGCGCGAGCAGTTCGGACAACCTATCGGCAGCTTTCAGGCGGTTCAGCACCACTGCGCCGATATGGTGATTGATGTAGACGGCGCCCGATTCATCACCTATCAGGCGGCCTGGAGGCTGGCCGCAGGGCTGCCGGCCGGCCGGGAGGCCGCCATGGCCAAAGCCTGGACGAGCGATGCCGCCCGACGGGTTACACGATTAGGCCTCCAGGTCCATGGGGCCATATCCTATTGCGATGAACATGATATGCACCTTTTTTACCGGAAGGCCAAGGCCGGGGAAATGGCCTTTGGAGACAGCGATCATCACCTGGAAAAAGTAGCCCGCGGTCTGGGACTTTAA
- a CDS encoding propionyl-CoA carboxylase: MGKRMEEAVRKYQAVQEKNLLGGGIEHIERQHRRGKMTVRERIDCLIDPGSFQELGSFVGTTGRRIDGRIPDAPCDGAIIGTARIHGRLMMIHATDFTVLGGSTGIQHLTKFAKPLEMAAQWGIPMVNLLDSSGGRLGYADVPMAGFDWHFRLQSLYSGVFPQITILMGPCIAGGAYLPTLCDFLLMSRISGNMWLGGPRQTQAATSEIFDREVGGADYHMKFSGSCDVVGDDDQVTIRKCRDLLRYLPQNYREKPPAWEKTDDPDREVNSLADLVPDDFEQTYDMLEVIKAIVDDGEFFEIKDEYAKNLITCFCRFNGEVVGLAANNPLYPGSILEINSCDKYYRFLQVLDAYNIPLINLVDTPPIVPGESEEVRGLNRHLGKITDVYATTTVPKISIILREAYADAGSLIMGAVKSMGPDLTYAWPIARFAVEASTADYRVLYGKGIEEDAYEAYLNRSREKVDVFEAAYAWTTQMIDEIILPKDTRKKIIQALEITRGKKERLPDRAKIHGVPPV, from the coding sequence ATGGGAAAGAGAATGGAAGAAGCGGTCAGGAAATATCAGGCCGTTCAAGAAAAGAATCTCCTGGGGGGCGGTATCGAACACATCGAGAGGCAGCACCGTCGGGGCAAGATGACCGTCCGGGAGAGGATCGATTGCCTGATAGACCCGGGAAGCTTTCAAGAGTTGGGTTCCTTTGTCGGCACCACGGGCCGGCGTATTGATGGGCGCATACCGGATGCCCCCTGTGACGGGGCGATTATCGGTACCGCCCGGATCCATGGCCGTCTGATGATGATCCACGCCACCGATTTTACCGTCCTGGGGGGGTCGACCGGTATCCAGCACCTGACCAAGTTTGCCAAACCCCTGGAGATGGCGGCCCAGTGGGGTATCCCCATGGTCAACCTTCTGGATTCTTCCGGGGGGCGTCTGGGGTATGCCGATGTGCCCATGGCCGGCTTTGATTGGCATTTCAGATTGCAGTCCCTGTATTCCGGCGTCTTTCCTCAGATCACCATCCTCATGGGACCCTGTATCGCCGGCGGGGCATATCTGCCGACCTTATGCGATTTCCTGCTCATGAGCCGCATCTCGGGAAACATGTGGTTAGGCGGTCCGCGCCAGACCCAGGCGGCCACCTCGGAAATATTTGACCGGGAGGTGGGCGGGGCGGATTATCACATGAAGTTCAGCGGCTCCTGTGATGTGGTCGGCGACGACGATCAGGTCACCATTCGGAAATGCCGGGATCTGCTCCGTTATCTGCCCCAAAACTACCGGGAAAAACCTCCGGCCTGGGAAAAGACCGATGATCCGGACCGGGAAGTGAATAGTCTTGCGGACCTGGTCCCCGATGACTTCGAACAGACCTATGATATGCTTGAAGTCATCAAGGCCATTGTCGATGATGGAGAATTCTTTGAGATCAAGGACGAGTACGCCAAGAATCTGATCACCTGCTTTTGCCGCTTTAATGGGGAAGTGGTGGGCCTTGCGGCCAACAATCCCCTTTATCCGGGGAGCATCCTGGAGATTAATTCCTGTGATAAATACTACCGTTTTCTGCAGGTCCTGGATGCCTATAATATCCCCCTGATAAACCTGGTGGACACACCGCCCATAGTCCCCGGCGAGTCAGAAGAAGTCAGGGGATTGAACAGACATCTGGGCAAGATCACCGATGTCTATGCCACGACCACCGTGCCCAAAATCAGCATCATCCTGCGGGAAGCCTACGCAGACGCCGGAAGCCTGATCATGGGTGCGGTGAAGAGCATGGGCCCGGACCTGACCTATGCCTGGCCCATCGCCCGGTTTGCCGTGGAGGCTTCCACTGCCGATTACCGGGTTCTTTACGGGAAAGGCATCGAGGAGGATGCCTACGAGGCCTATCTCAACCGCTCCCGGGAAAAGGTCGACGTCTTCGAGGCCGCCTATGCCTGGACCACCCAGATGATCGACGAGATCATCCTCCCCAAAGATACCCGGAAAAAGATCATCCAGGCCCTGGAGATCACCAGAGGCAAAAAGGAGCGATTACCGGACAGGGCCAAGATACACGGTGTACCGCCGGTTTGA
- a CDS encoding efflux RND transporter permease subunit: MARIQLGPEIRRGVAELDGKGEVAAGIVVVRFGENVLKVIERVKEKIKKDIQPSLPKGVGIVTTYDRSDLIHRSIDTLKEEIIKLSIAVSVVCIVFLFHLPSALVIILTLPLAIIISFILMVHLKVTSNIMSLSGIAIAIGAMVDASIIMVENAHKKLEEWEAGKKSDEWRVTGDEGGTRQEARGVSEEGNNSELRTPNSELNAKLNSPIRNPQSAMTRVDVIIEAAKEVGPSLFFSLLVITVGFLPVFTLQAQAGRLFKPLAYTKTFAMLFSAFLAITITPVLMTLFIRGKIRPEERNPLSIILHKLYEPVARAALRFKKTVIILTIIVLAATVYPFMKLGSEFMPPLYEGTLFYMPVTVPAASITVATDLLKMQDKILKQIPEVAQVFGKAGRAETATDPAPLEMFETVVNLKPESQWRKGMTVEALKNEMNDALTIPGVANSFTMPIKARIDMLATGIRTPVGIKVLGPKLEELERIGLALEHHIKDIQGTRSVYAERMTTGYFLDVTVNRQEAARFGLAVEDIQEVVETAIGGMNITTTVEGRERYPVNIRYARELRGDLEQIKRILVPLGGMGAQASSAATSGSQMGGSFPQSAIRNPQSPSVPLGQVADIQIVKGPTAIKSEEGLLSLYVFVDFSGRDVGGYVQEAKKKVASLKIPEGYRLEWSGEYEYLIKTEERLKLVIPLTLLIIFVLIFFNTKSVTKTLIVLLAVPFSLVGSFWLLYLLNYNLSIAVWVGIIALAGLDAETGVVMLLYLELAYERWKKEGRLKGIPDLKEAIMFGAVKRIRPKVMTVSVILAGLVPIMFSHGTGSDVMKRIAAPMVGGVITSMIMELIIYPTIYLIWRGREFKKGPPAPTPSGISSDQ; encoded by the coding sequence GGTCCGGTTCGGTGAAAATGTCCTGAAAGTCATCGAGCGGGTCAAGGAAAAAATCAAAAAGGATATCCAGCCCAGCCTGCCTAAAGGGGTAGGGATCGTTACCACCTACGACCGGTCCGATCTGATCCATCGTTCCATCGACACCCTGAAAGAGGAGATCATCAAACTTTCCATAGCCGTCAGCGTGGTCTGCATCGTCTTCTTGTTTCATCTCCCCAGTGCCCTGGTCATCATCCTGACCCTGCCTCTGGCTATTATTATCTCCTTTATCCTCATGGTTCATTTGAAAGTCACTTCCAATATCATGAGCTTAAGCGGAATCGCCATCGCCATCGGGGCCATGGTGGATGCCTCGATCATCATGGTGGAAAACGCCCACAAGAAGCTGGAAGAGTGGGAGGCGGGGAAAAAGAGTGACGAGTGGCGAGTGACGGGTGACGAAGGAGGCACGAGGCAGGAGGCGCGAGGCGTGAGTGAGGAGGGAAATAACTCCGAACTCCGAACTCCGAACTCCGAACTAAACGCCAAACTCAATTCCCCAATCCGCAATCCGCAATCCGCAATGACTCGCGTGGATGTGATCATCGAAGCGGCCAAGGAAGTAGGGCCGTCCCTTTTCTTTTCCCTGTTGGTCATCACCGTCGGCTTCCTGCCGGTATTCACCCTGCAGGCCCAGGCCGGAAGGCTCTTTAAACCCCTGGCCTATACCAAAACCTTCGCCATGCTTTTTTCTGCCTTTTTGGCCATTACCATCACCCCGGTCTTGATGACCTTATTTATCCGGGGAAAGATCAGGCCGGAAGAAAGGAATCCCCTCAGCATCATCCTGCATAAGCTCTATGAGCCGGTGGCCCGGGCTGCTTTGCGGTTTAAAAAAACCGTTATTATCCTGACGATCATTGTTTTGGCCGCAACGGTATATCCTTTTATGAAACTCGGCTCGGAATTTATGCCGCCCCTTTATGAAGGGACTTTGTTTTATATGCCGGTGACCGTCCCGGCCGCCTCTATCACAGTGGCCACGGATCTGCTGAAGATGCAGGACAAAATCCTAAAGCAGATACCGGAGGTAGCCCAGGTCTTCGGCAAGGCCGGCCGGGCCGAAACGGCCACCGATCCGGCGCCCTTGGAGATGTTTGAAACGGTCGTCAACCTCAAGCCGGAATCGCAGTGGCGTAAGGGGATGACCGTCGAGGCATTGAAGAATGAAATGAATGACGCCCTGACCATCCCGGGTGTGGCCAATTCTTTTACCATGCCCATCAAGGCCCGGATCGATATGCTGGCTACAGGGATCCGGACCCCGGTGGGGATCAAGGTTCTGGGTCCGAAATTGGAGGAACTGGAACGGATCGGGCTGGCCCTGGAGCATCATATCAAGGATATCCAGGGGACCCGCAGCGTCTATGCCGAGAGGATGACCACCGGATATTTCCTGGATGTGACGGTCAACCGGCAGGAAGCGGCCCGCTTTGGTCTGGCCGTGGAAGATATTCAGGAAGTGGTTGAGACCGCCATCGGCGGCATGAATATCACTACCACCGTAGAAGGCCGGGAACGTTATCCGGTGAATATTCGCTATGCCCGGGAACTCCGGGGAGACCTGGAACAAATCAAGAGGATATTGGTGCCTCTGGGCGGTATGGGTGCCCAAGCGTCGTCTGCTGCCACTTCCGGATCACAGATGGGGGGTTCATTTCCCCAATCCGCAATCCGCAATCCGCAATCCCCCAGTGTTCCTCTGGGTCAAGTGGCGGACATACAAATTGTCAAAGGGCCGACGGCCATCAAGAGCGAAGAAGGCTTACTCAGCCTCTATGTCTTTGTGGATTTCAGCGGCCGCGATGTGGGGGGCTATGTGCAGGAGGCCAAAAAGAAAGTGGCCTCTCTGAAGATCCCGGAAGGATACCGCCTGGAGTGGAGCGGGGAATATGAATATCTGATCAAGACCGAGGAGAGACTCAAATTAGTCATCCCCCTGACCCTGCTGATTATCTTTGTCCTGATTTTTTTTAACACCAAGTCGGTGACCAAGACGCTGATCGTTTTGCTGGCCGTTCCTTTTTCCCTGGTGGGTTCTTTCTGGCTGCTTTATTTGCTGAATTACAACTTAAGCATCGCCGTCTGGGTGGGCATTATCGCCCTGGCCGGGTTGGATGCCGAAACCGGGGTGGTCATGCTGCTCTATCTGGAACTGGCCTATGAAAGGTGGAAAAAAGAAGGCCGTTTGAAGGGGATCCCGGATCTCAAAGAAGCCATTATGTTCGGGGCCGTCAAACGGATCAGGCCCAAGGTGATGACCGTCAGCGTCATTCTGGCTGGCCTGGTGCCGATTATGTTCAGTCACGGCACCGGTTCGGACGTCATGAAACGCATCGCCGCCCCCATGGTGGGCGGAGTGATTACCTCCATGATCATGGAACTCATCATCTATCCCACCATTTATTTGATCTGGAGAGGGCGGGAGTTTAAGAAAGGACCGCCGGCCCCAACGCCAAGCGGTATATCTTCGGATCAGTGA
- a CDS encoding polyprenyl synthetase family protein, with product MASSSLKAFKGFQDYLEERRPCLEMAFKMALSGLLEGIPLRDAPSLRKALEGGKKIRGCLSCLINDALGGNPESAIPRAVAVEMVQAATLIHDDFVDQDTVRGGRPAVWTIEGPRRAVLIGDVLFATAIQMMSDLSREDGLSISLAIAQIAQGALREPLEPLMLSGELTSGPNTDRLYEKIIHLKTGILFGTACHLGAIAAGAGNKLRQAAYRYGLRIGEAYQIADDLKEMKLHLSTQSINPRQMTALAPAFLHFLKGMDPHLLEFLDGRTDLNGPPLECFAAAAGLMENEIQYRLRGAVSEIEGDFPDNGSIDLARKTPEDIIRMFNES from the coding sequence TTGGCGTCTTCTTCATTAAAGGCTTTTAAAGGATTTCAAGATTATTTAGAGGAGAGAAGACCGTGCCTGGAGATGGCCTTTAAGATGGCCTTGTCCGGCTTGCTGGAAGGTATCCCCTTGCGGGATGCCCCTTCCTTGAGAAAGGCCCTGGAAGGAGGGAAAAAAATCAGGGGATGCCTCTCCTGCCTGATCAATGACGCATTAGGAGGAAATCCCGAGTCGGCCATTCCCCGGGCCGTAGCCGTGGAGATGGTTCAGGCCGCCACCTTAATCCATGACGATTTTGTGGACCAGGACACCGTCAGAGGAGGCCGACCCGCTGTCTGGACCATAGAGGGACCCCGGAGGGCGGTTTTGATTGGTGATGTCCTCTTTGCCACAGCCATTCAAATGATGAGTGATCTGAGCAGAGAAGATGGCTTGTCCATTTCCCTGGCCATCGCTCAAATTGCCCAGGGGGCCTTAAGGGAGCCCCTTGAGCCCTTGATGCTGTCCGGGGAGTTGACCTCCGGCCCGAACACCGACCGGCTCTATGAAAAAATTATCCATCTCAAGACCGGGATCCTCTTTGGAACCGCCTGTCATCTGGGGGCCATTGCCGCCGGGGCCGGCAACAAACTCAGACAGGCCGCCTATCGTTACGGATTACGGATCGGGGAAGCCTACCAGATAGCCGATGATCTTAAAGAAATGAAGCTGCACCTTTCAACGCAGTCCATTAACCCGAGACAAATGACTGCCCTGGCACCGGCTTTTCTCCATTTCCTCAAGGGGATGGATCCCCATCTTTTAGAATTCCTGGATGGAAGAACGGATTTGAATGGCCCGCCGTTGGAATGTTTCGCGGCTGCTGCCGGGCTTATGGAGAATGAAATCCAGTACCGACTGCGGGGTGCGGTATCTGAAATAGAAGGGGATTTCCCCGATAACGGATCCATCGATCTAGCCCGAAAGACCCCGGAAGACATCATTCGGATGTTTAACGAATCCTGA
- a CDS encoding acyl-CoA dehydrogenase family protein has protein sequence MDFKLTEEQRALKLAFEDFFREEMKQAPETTGGLEALLASEESWKFHRTLGKKLGEKGWLSRPWPKAYGGCDAPIVEQQLFNEVRAKYRAPGVDPWGVEMFAPTVLIGGTEEQKKRILPPIAKGEVHYCQGWSEPNAGSDLASVRATAFKAGDYYIVNGQKIWTTGAHFADHIFLLLRTDSSSRRNAGLSVFYCQKDLPGIEVRPIQYMNGKHVYNEIFFTDVKIPEANRIGQEGEGWGLTRETMNFERSGIGYFAGAKTVLAELVRYVKNTERDGKALSENPLVRQRLAKLYRDIELGIALSYMGAWTQHKGNAMRAVTMASMAKVYGTELNQRLATAATEAMGLYGQLEQSDWAPMGGSMIDAFQMAIGMNIAAGSSEIQRNLIAWVGLMLPRTK, from the coding sequence ATGGATTTCAAATTAACCGAGGAACAAAGGGCGCTGAAGCTAGCGTTCGAGGATTTCTTCCGGGAGGAGATGAAACAGGCTCCGGAAACGACCGGGGGGCTGGAGGCCTTGTTGGCCAGCGAGGAAAGCTGGAAATTCCACCGCACCCTGGGAAAGAAGCTCGGAGAAAAGGGCTGGCTTTCGAGGCCGTGGCCCAAGGCTTACGGCGGGTGCGATGCTCCCATTGTCGAGCAGCAGTTGTTCAACGAGGTGCGGGCCAAGTACCGTGCACCGGGGGTCGATCCCTGGGGTGTGGAGATGTTCGCACCGACGGTGCTCATCGGCGGGACCGAGGAGCAGAAGAAGCGGATCCTCCCTCCCATCGCCAAGGGCGAGGTGCACTACTGCCAGGGATGGAGTGAACCTAACGCCGGATCGGATCTCGCCTCGGTCCGAGCCACCGCGTTTAAGGCAGGGGATTATTATATCGTCAACGGCCAGAAGATCTGGACGACCGGCGCCCACTTCGCGGATCACATCTTCCTGCTCCTGCGCACGGATTCGTCCAGCAGGAGGAACGCCGGGCTCTCGGTTTTCTATTGTCAGAAGGACCTGCCCGGAATCGAGGTCCGGCCGATCCAATACATGAACGGTAAACACGTCTACAATGAGATTTTCTTTACCGATGTCAAGATCCCTGAGGCCAACCGGATCGGTCAAGAGGGAGAGGGGTGGGGGCTTACCCGCGAGACTATGAACTTCGAGCGGTCCGGGATCGGGTACTTCGCCGGAGCAAAGACCGTGCTGGCGGAATTGGTCCGGTATGTCAAAAACACCGAGCGGGACGGCAAGGCCCTGTCTGAGAATCCGTTGGTGCGTCAACGGTTGGCCAAACTTTACCGCGACATCGAACTGGGCATCGCCCTGTCCTATATGGGTGCCTGGACGCAGCATAAGGGGAATGCCATGAGGGCCGTGACCATGGCCTCTATGGCCAAGGTATACGGCACCGAACTCAACCAGCGGCTGGCCACGGCCGCCACGGAGGCCATGGGCCTCTACGGTCAATTGGAGCAATCCGATTGGGCGCCCATGGGTGGAAGCATGATCGACGCCTTTCAGATGGCTATCGGGATGAACATTGCCGCCGGCTCCTCGGAAATCCAGCGTAATCTGATCGCCTGGGTCGGCCTCATGCTGCCCCGGACAAAGTAA
- a CDS encoding propionyl-CoA carboxylase yields MGQWMNGYLERLYENRRENLEGGGKERIAVQHGLGKLTARERIDRLADPGSFEEIGSRVREFRVGLAGKERPSPSDGVVMGTAQVNGQTVMVYALDFTVMSGSLGDQGVWKMAELVQMAGQEQVPIIGLFDSAGSRIGFKGGYVGLHGLGRLVRNYCLYSGVIPRISLLLGPCTGPLAQVPVLSDFLIMNRHSAFLWLGGEKHSEEAGGADFHMEKSGQCDLVAENDEEAISLARRLLSFIPQNCWKKPVPLKSDDDPERREESLLEVMPDDPKFPYDMHEVIDLIVDDGEFFELKVDFAPNMIIGLARFDGMVAGIAASNPDELSGIMEPDSSDKYDRFIMFLDAFNIPLITISDTPAFPPGDRWERMGVIRHGAKNLHGYSHLTNPKVSLVLRRSYGGSNIVLGCSKMGPDFIYGWPTTEFAPTGPESIVQAVFHKELAKAKEEGNYDQVYNFFLSILKEQFSVLNMGKLFTTYYTVHEIIDPRETRPRIIQALRATVDKSEKVPEKRRFIKPA; encoded by the coding sequence ATGGGACAATGGATGAATGGTTATCTGGAAAGGCTTTATGAAAACCGCCGGGAAAATCTTGAAGGGGGCGGGAAAGAACGGATCGCAGTGCAGCACGGCCTCGGCAAGCTGACCGCCCGGGAGCGTATCGACCGCCTGGCCGACCCCGGCTCTTTTGAGGAAATCGGTTCCCGGGTCAGGGAGTTTCGCGTCGGCTTGGCCGGGAAGGAAAGGCCGAGTCCCTCGGACGGGGTGGTCATGGGGACGGCCCAAGTCAATGGTCAGACCGTCATGGTCTATGCCCTGGACTTTACGGTCATGTCCGGTTCCCTTGGAGACCAGGGGGTCTGGAAGATGGCCGAGCTCGTCCAGATGGCCGGGCAGGAGCAGGTCCCCATTATCGGACTTTTTGATTCGGCCGGCTCCAGGATCGGCTTTAAAGGCGGCTATGTGGGTCTTCACGGATTGGGCCGATTGGTCCGGAACTATTGCCTCTATTCCGGGGTCATCCCCAGGATCAGCTTGCTTTTGGGACCTTGTACCGGGCCTCTGGCCCAGGTGCCGGTCCTGTCGGACTTCCTGATCATGAATCGGCATAGCGCCTTCCTGTGGTTGGGTGGGGAGAAGCATTCCGAGGAGGCCGGAGGGGCCGACTTTCATATGGAAAAGAGCGGTCAGTGTGACCTTGTCGCTGAAAATGATGAGGAAGCCATTTCCCTTGCCAGACGACTCCTTAGTTTTATCCCTCAAAACTGCTGGAAAAAACCGGTGCCCCTGAAATCCGATGATGATCCCGAGAGACGGGAAGAGTCTTTGCTGGAGGTCATGCCCGACGATCCCAAGTTTCCCTATGATATGCACGAGGTCATCGACCTTATCGTGGATGACGGCGAATTTTTTGAATTGAAGGTCGACTTTGCCCCCAACATGATTATCGGGTTAGCCCGGTTTGACGGGATGGTGGCCGGTATTGCCGCCAGCAATCCGGACGAGCTGAGCGGTATCATGGAGCCGGATTCCTCGGATAAATACGACCGGTTCATCATGTTTCTGGATGCCTTTAATATCCCTTTGATCACGATCTCCGACACTCCGGCCTTCCCACCCGGCGACCGATGGGAGAGGATGGGGGTCATCCGGCACGGGGCCAAGAATCTGCACGGCTATTCCCACCTGACCAACCCCAAGGTCTCCCTGGTGCTGAGGCGTTCCTACGGCGGATCGAATATCGTCCTGGGTTGCAGCAAGATGGGTCCTGATTTCATCTATGGCTGGCCGACGACGGAGTTCGCCCCCACGGGACCGGAGTCCATCGTCCAGGCCGTCTTTCATAAAGAGCTGGCCAAGGCCAAGGAAGAAGGCAATTATGACCAGGTCTACAATTTCTTTCTGAGCATCCTCAAAGAACAATTCAGCGTTTTAAACATGGGCAAGCTTTTTACCACCTACTATACGGTCCATGAAATCATCGATCCGCGAGAGACCCGACCCAGGATTATCCAGGCCCTGCGGGCAACGGTCGACAAATCAGAGAAGGTTCCGGAAAAGAGACGTTTCATCAAACCGGCGTGA
- a CDS encoding acyl-CoA dehydrogenase family protein: MRFQFTPEQEQFRLEVRKVLEKEVPLRWKELGYQIWEETDESWAITKEWNRKLGQKGWLALTWPPEYGGLGRSQVEQFILDEEMAAIGTPTGIETAITIGWVCPTIMIYGTGEQKQQYLPPAARGEITFCLGYSEPNAGSDLAALRTTAVEEGDGFLVNGQKVWTSIAHRADYCWLAARTDPEVPKHKGISMFIVDMKTPGITVRPLINMTGFHSFNEVFFDNVRVPGKNLVGQKNRGWYQLATALDFERSGVGTPARVKRMVEKLVQYCKETKRDGRLLADDSGIRRRLAQLSVEAEVLRILCYRITWLQTKGKVPNYEASVSKVFGAELLGRLTDVTMHILGPFSQIDRGSKWAPLQGEGLRLFLTSPSMGIGGGTNEIQKSIIATRGLGLPRK; the protein is encoded by the coding sequence ATGCGTTTTCAATTTACCCCGGAACAGGAACAATTTCGTCTTGAAGTCAGGAAGGTCCTCGAAAAGGAAGTCCCTTTAAGGTGGAAAGAGCTTGGGTATCAGATCTGGGAAGAGACCGATGAATCCTGGGCCATCACCAAGGAATGGAACCGCAAACTGGGGCAAAAGGGGTGGTTGGCCCTGACCTGGCCTCCGGAGTACGGCGGTCTCGGGCGCTCCCAGGTGGAACAATTCATCCTGGATGAAGAGATGGCCGCCATAGGGACTCCCACGGGAATCGAAACGGCCATAACCATCGGCTGGGTCTGCCCGACCATTATGATTTACGGGACCGGGGAACAGAAGCAGCAGTACCTTCCCCCCGCGGCCAGGGGGGAGATCACCTTCTGCCTCGGTTACAGCGAACCCAATGCCGGGTCGGATCTGGCCGCCCTCAGGACCACCGCGGTTGAGGAGGGGGACGGGTTCCTGGTCAACGGCCAGAAGGTCTGGACCTCCATCGCCCATCGGGCCGATTACTGTTGGCTGGCGGCCCGAACGGATCCGGAGGTGCCCAAGCACAAGGGCATCAGCATGTTCATTGTGGATATGAAAACCCCGGGAATTACCGTCCGTCCTTTGATCAATATGACCGGCTTCCATTCATTTAACGAAGTCTTTTTTGACAATGTCCGGGTTCCCGGCAAAAATCTGGTAGGTCAAAAAAACAGGGGATGGTATCAATTAGCTACGGCCCTTGATTTTGAACGATCGGGGGTCGGTACGCCGGCCAGGGTAAAACGGATGGTTGAAAAGCTTGTGCAATACTGTAAAGAGACCAAAAGAGACGGCCGACTGCTGGCCGATGATTCTGGAATCAGGAGGCGATTGGCGCAACTCTCGGTGGAGGCCGAAGTCCTGAGGATTCTTTGTTACCGGATCACCTGGCTGCAGACTAAGGGTAAGGTTCCCAACTATGAGGCCTCGGTCAGCAAGGTCTTCGGGGCCGAGCTCCTGGGGCGGTTGACTGATGTAACCATGCATATTCTCGGGCCGTTCAGCCAGATCGATCGCGGTTCAAAATGGGCCCCCCTTCAGGGAGAAGGTTTACGGTTATTCCTCACCTCCCCCTCCATGGGGATCGGCGGTGGTACGAATGAAATCCAGAAAAGCATTATCGCCACCAGGGGTCTGGGGCTCCCCAGAAAGTGA
- a CDS encoding class I SAM-dependent methyltransferase: MTPETRKKDYVHQFFPGTGSTYDHIVRLCTFGFDHRWKQKMLGMIPEDSQGILDQACGTGIFTFMIARRFPKARIIGVDVQNEYLQLAREKARDLECNHIEFIQGRAEDVHPDGGFDCITSCYLAKYAEIGKLTGNMKAMLRKGGMLIMQDFSYPQSRSFARIWELYFKLLQTLGTWKYPQWKAIFDGLPGLLRESQWTAELIESLQKNGFSSITRQSFTLSTAAIVTARKE, from the coding sequence ATGACCCCGGAAACCCGGAAAAAGGATTATGTGCACCAATTTTTCCCCGGTACCGGGAGCACTTATGATCATATAGTGCGTCTCTGCACCTTCGGGTTTGATCACCGCTGGAAACAGAAGATGCTGGGGATGATCCCTGAAGACTCCCAAGGTATCCTGGACCAGGCCTGCGGCACCGGGATCTTTACCTTCATGATTGCCCGAAGGTTTCCCAAGGCCCGGATCATCGGGGTGGATGTGCAGAACGAATACCTGCAACTGGCCAGGGAAAAGGCCAGGGATCTGGAATGTAACCACATCGAATTTATTCAAGGCCGGGCCGAAGACGTTCATCCGGATGGGGGTTTTGACTGCATCACCTCCTGTTATTTAGCCAAATACGCCGAGATCGGCAAACTGACCGGAAACATGAAGGCCATGCTCCGAAAGGGGGGGATGCTCATTATGCAGGATTTTTCCTACCCGCAAAGCCGTTCCTTTGCCCGGATCTGGGAGCTTTATTTCAAACTCTTGCAGACCCTTGGGACCTGGAAATATCCGCAATGGAAGGCCATCTTCGATGGCCTGCCCGGTTTGCTCCGGGAGTCCCAATGGACCGCCGAACTGATTGAGTCCCTGCAGAAAAACGGTTTTTCTTCTATCACCCGGCAGTCGTTTACCCTAAGCACTGCGGCCATCGTCACCGCGCGGAAAGAATAA